ACATTACCTGACAAATATTTGGTGTAGTGCAACGcctcccgaaattcaaatgtTCATTTAATTTGCTGGCTGTTCAGAATTGTTTATGCATAAAATTCTTCTTGTTGTAGCGTGGTTTACTCTCGCATAAAGCAGCCTTATGCCCCTTTTAGGATACAGAACTGGAAAGCACAGACCATCTACTGCTATAATGTCCATTCGCATGGAAActatattttgaagaaaaacctattttcatgttttctggAATAaggaaatttgttttaattttttttaggatgtcATATCTTGACCCTTGATTCAACccaaaagaatcctaaccattGGTTTAAAGTGGCTATCATGGACTGTCAAATTTGTTGCAAGAAATAATTGGTTGGGTTGGCTATTTTGGAGTGGTACCACAATCGTTATGGTGTTAATTAGCCAGAACAAACCGCACCAGGATGTAATCAAATGTCAGGTGATCATTTGCATTTaagttttgttaaatttgataGAGAGATGAAGTAATAAATGCCTTTGTTCAAAATTTCACATTGATTTCTCCATGCATTTGAAACTATTATTAGTCTGCTCTTGCCAagttgccaatttttttttttttttttttaaaattttagaaaaaaatcaaattaggttatgaaacttataaaaacaaaacacaaaaccatGAGCTTAATTTATTCCATTCCAATTCACTGAGAATTAAAATAAGCACCTGTTTAATTACACctataaaaaagattgaatcacaattgaattcaattaaataatgaaTACATGAATGATTATTGGGTTGCTTCGAGTAGATTACATCTTGCTCGAGCCACTATTTATTTCAagaattaaatgagaaaaaaatcttgaatttgaatggttgtttagcGAATCAATTAACAACACTGCAAACCCTTCGtatctcttttaaaaattaatttttttgcaattaaatccttcataaattcaattagacattcaataaaaatgtaattgaatccttaaacatctaattttgaatttctcttttttaaattgaattttctttgtcaatagaACATTTATCAATCGAAAATATactgttaaattttaatatttttatatttaatcctCTTTAACCAATCTTTGACTATTTCCAGGTGTCTCGGTATTTTCTTctcattgatatattttttaggtaacatttttttatttgattttttttctcttcctcacATCCCTCTTTCTTTTTGTGTGGGGACCTTAAAAAACTGGGTAACAACACCCCCGACAAAGTAGATAACAATTTGTAACGTCAAAAATCAGGTTTGATTGATTTAAACTGCGTATCTAAGAACCCCCCCTTTCTTAGCTTGCTCTTGTCAAAGTtaccagctttttttttttaaagaaaaaaaagaagataattttaGGAAAAACTCGAAATCGGATTATGACACTTAtaacaacaatataaaaacaaaacacaaaaccatGAGCTTAATTTATTCCATTCCATTCACtgagaattaaaataaacacttgcttaatattcttataaaaagaTTGAATCGCAATTGAATTCAGTTAAATAATGAATACTTGAGTGACTATTGGGTTGCTTTGAGTAGATTATATCTAGCTCAAGCTAGCcactatttatttaaagaattgaatgagaaaaaaaatcttgaatttgaatggtTGTTCAGCGAATCAATTAACAACACTGCAAACCCTTCGTATCTCTCCTTGAGAACCAGTCAGTGGTTCTATATCTCCCATCCTTAACATGGCAGCGGCAAAATCAGAGCTAAAAAGTGAAGGGTTCCTGCTGTACTCGGTGACTATGCTGTCTGTAGATTGACCACTAAAGAGCACTTGGTCTGATTGAAGAAGTCCCCTCCTTTGAATGAGATTCCTGAAGTAATTGTTATCGAAAGAATTGGGTGTCACCAAATCAAGTGGAGCAAGATTATTGTTTCCGTTACCGGAAGCAGATGGACAATTCCGTCTTCTGGTGCTGGCGAAACCAGCATCAATATCACTTGAATTGTCATATATTCTGCCTCGGAAGGTCACACATCTTGCTTGGCCGATTGTATGCGATCCTGTATCAGAATGAAATCTTTAGTCAAAATTTGACGGCAATACATTCGTGTGTTTAGATATATGTTTAGCCCTAGAAAATTGCTGGAACTGTTCATGTTCTTATTTAGGCACACACGTACCTGAAAGGGCAACCATATCTCTTTCACTCAAACCTTTTCCACCGAACATGCCAATTAGGTTTACAAGGCTAGTTGTAGCTCTAGGAATATCGCTGTCAGCTAGGCTTCGGCTTGCTGTGGTGGAGTCCCTTCTTCCAAGTCTCACTGTCCATGATGGTCCACCAACCTGTATTATAGATAGAAACCGAACTTATAACTAGATTGATCACGTTTGGATGAGAAGCTTTCCAAGCAGGGAAAGTGTTACTCACAGCAACAGACGCATCACGGGCTGCTACAGCAGCAATGTCAGCACATGAAACAACTCCAGGACATATGCTCTCCACTTGAGCCTTGGCATCATCAATGACTTCAAATCCCCGGATTGAATTGTTATTGCTGAATGAGAACTTCTCGCTATCTATTGAAGGAGAATTGTCAAGCATGATTGAAGCATCACAACCCTGCAATACAagcaagcatatatatatatatatatatatatatatatatatatatatatcagttcCAGATTGAAATAAATCTGTCTGTGCAGTACTAATGTTGTGGCGATCGAGTAATCTACCTGAACAAAGCAATCATGGAAGTGAAGACGAATAAGGGATGCTGCCATTCTGCGCTCACTCGAGACAGCTCTCCGAATAGCAGTACGAATTGTGGTCAGTGCATTCGGACATGTGCTGTCATAGAAGTTTGAAGACAGTTGTGCTTGGCTTGGAAAACATGAGGAAATCaagaataatgaaaaaacaacacAAGCTAAAGACAAACGAGAAACCATTTCGTATGCTGTGCAAAATGTATTGAAAATCAAGCAGTGTAGAAAATATTGCCGAAGCTAAAGAAATCTACTAGCGAATGAGGATGTGAATGGCATAAGCCTCGGTTCCTCTATACTTATAGACTGCCCTTGATGACTTGTTCTTTAGAAGACTCTTTCAAAAGTAGTAACTGTAAGACAGGACACCTTCCCTGAAAATTTCTAGGGTTTACTTTCTTTCTCTTAGCATTTAATTTTGCTTACCAGATCCTATGGAAGAGTCATCCAAAGCGATTGGCTACCATTATACTTTTTGAAGAAGATGACTTTTCTTATAGTTTCATTAATCCCTCtaccaatatttttaaaaaataa
This genomic interval from Populus alba chromosome 1, ASM523922v2, whole genome shotgun sequence contains the following:
- the LOC118048994 gene encoding lignin-forming anionic peroxidase, with translation MVSRLSLACVVFSLFLISSCFPSQAQLSSNFYDSTCPNALTTIRTAIRRAVSSERRMAASLIRLHFHDCFVQGCDASIMLDNSPSIDSEKFSFSNNNSIRGFEVIDDAKAQVESICPGVVSCADIAAVAARDASVAVGGPSWTVRLGRRDSTTASRSLADSDIPRATTSLVNLIGMFGGKGLSERDMVALSGSHTIGQARCVTFRGRIYDNSSDIDAGFASTRRRNCPSASGNGNNNLAPLDLVTPNSFDNNYFRNLIQRRGLLQSDQVLFSGQSTDSIVTEYSRNPSLFSSDFAAAMLRMGDIEPLTGSQGEIRRVCSVVN